A single Pristis pectinata isolate sPriPec2 chromosome 6, sPriPec2.1.pri, whole genome shotgun sequence DNA region contains:
- the lrrn1 gene encoding leucine-rich repeat neuronal protein 1, translated as MLFFKMAKRNSSPIRHVMMGFLTICLTEAALQHSECPQLCVCEIRPWFTPQSTYREAATVDCNDLRLTRIPSNLSADTQVLLLQSNNIAKTTNEFEQMFNLTELDLSQNNFTNIQDVGLTNLTQLTTLHLEENQIADMPDYCLQDLASLQELYINHNQISSISAKAFSGLRNLLRLHLNSNKLRVIDSRWFESTPNLEILMIGENPVIGILDMNFKPLSNLRSLVLAGMELTEIPGNALVGLDSLESLSFYDNKLGRVPQLALQKVPALKFLDLNKNPVHKIQEGDFRNMLRLKELGINNMIELVSIDRYALDNLPELTKLEATNNPKLSYIHRYAFREVPSLESLMLNNNALNALYQKTVDNLPNLREVSIHSNPIRCDCVIQWMNSNKTTIRFMEPQSMFCAMPPEYRGQQVKEVLMQETAEQCLPMIAHETFPNHLNVDVGMTVSLDCRAMAEPEPEIYWVTPLGNKITVDTLSDKYKLSSEGTLEVSHIHVEDSGRYTCVAQNSEGADTRVATIRVNGTLLDGTQVLKIYVKQAESHSILVSWRVNSNVMTSNLKWSSATMKIDNPHITYTARVPVDVHEYNLTHLQPSTEYEVCLTVSNIHQQTQKSCVNVTTKGVTFSLDISDQGTSTALAAVMGSMFAAISIASIAVYIAKRLKRKNYHHSLKKYMQKTSSIPLNELYPPLINLWEGESEKDKDGSSDVKPTPVDTSRSYYVW; from the coding sequence ATGTTGTTTTTTAAAATGGCGAAAAGGAATAGTTCACCCATCCGTCATGTGATGATGGGTTTTCTCACTATTTGCCTAACTGAAGCGGCCCTGCAGCATAGCGAGTGCCCTCAGCTGTGTGTTTGTGAAATCCGCCCGTGGTTCACGCCACAGTCAACGTACAGAGAAGCTGCTACCGTGGACTGCAATGACCTGCGGTTGACCAGAATCCCTAGCAACCTCTCGGCTGACACCCAGGTGCTCTTGCTTCAGAGCAACAATATCGCCAAAACAACTAATGAGTTTGAGCAGATGTTTAACCTCACTGAACTTGATCTCTCGCAGAATAATTTTACCAATATTCAAGATGTGGGCTTGACCAATCTTACTCAGCTCACCACTCTGCACCTAGAAGAGAATCAGATAGCAGACATGCCTGATTATTGTCTGCAGGATCTTGCCAGCCTCCAGGAGCTCTACATAAATCACAACCAGATTAGTAGCATTTCGGCCAAAGCCTTTTCTGGCTTGAGGAATTTGCTGAGGTTACATCTAAACTCCAACAAACTGCGAGTGATTGACAGCCGTTGGTTTGAGTCTACGCCTAACTTAGAGATTCTCATGATTGGGGAAAATCCAGTAATTGGGATCCTGGATATGAACTTCAAACCTCTAAGCAATCTGCGGAGTTTGGTTCTGGCAGGAATGGAACTGACAGAAATCCCTGGCAATGCTTTGGTGGGCTTGGATAGTCTGGAAAGTCTCTCTTTCTATGAtaataaactgggaagagtgcctCAGCTTGCACTTCAGAAGGTGCCAGCCTTGAAATTCCTGGATTTGAACAAAAACCCTGTTCACAAAATTCAAGAAGGCGATTTCAGAAACATGCTTCGCTTGAAAGAACTTGGTATCAACAACATGATTGAACTTGTTTCCATTGACAGGTATGCCTTGGATAATCTTCCTGAACTTACAAAACTGGAAGCCACAAATAACCCTAAATTGTCTTATATTCATCGCTATGCATTTCGCGAAGTACCTTCCCTTGAAAGCCTGATGCTTAATAATAATGCATTGAATGCCCTTTATCAAAAGACTGTGGATAACCTCCCTAATCTACGTGAAGTCAGCATTCACAGTAACCCAATTAGATGTGATTGTGTTATCCAGTGGATGAATTCCAACAAAACCACCATTCGTTTTATGGAGCCTCAGTCTATGTTTTGTGCAATGCCTCCGGAGTACAGAGGTCAACAAGTCAAGGAAGTTCTCATGCAGGAGACTGCCGAACAATGCCTTCCAATGATTGCACATGAGACTTTTCCAAATCATCTGAATGTAGACGTAGGTATGACTGTGTCCTTAGATTGCCGTGCTATGGCAGAGCCTGAACCTGAAATCTATTGGGTCACACCACTTGGCAATAAGATCACAGTGGACACCCTGTCAGATAAATATAAGCTGAGCAGTGAGGGGACTCTTGAAGTGTCACACATTCATGTTGAGGACTCTGGGCGATATACTTGTGTTGCTCAGAACTCTGAGGGAGCGGATACAAGGGTTGCAACCATTCGAGTAAATGGAACTTTGCTTGATGGAACTCAAGTACTGAAAATTTACGTGAAGCAAGCTGAATCACATTCTATCTTAGTTTCATGGCGAGTGAACTCCAATGTCATGACTTCAAATTTGAAATGGTCTTCAGCCACCATGAAGATCGACAACCCTCACATTACATACACTGCAAGGGTTCCTGTTGATGTCCATGAATATAACCTGACTCATCTGCAACCTTCCACAGAGTATGAGGTCTGTCTGACTGTGTCCAATATCCACCAACAAACTCAGAAATCATGTGTCAATGTAACTACAAAAGGTGTGACATTCTCGCTGGATATCTCTGACCAGGGAACCAGCACTGCTCTCGCGGCTGTAATGGGGTCAATGTTTGCCGCCATTAGCATTGCTTCAATAGCTGTTTATATTGCCAAACGCCTCAAGCGGAAGAACTACCATCATTCGTTGAAGAAGTACATGCAGAAGACTTCCTCTATTCCCCTGAATGAACTTTATCCACCACTTATAAATCTATGGGAAGGAGAGAGCGAGAAGGACAAAGATGGTTCCTCCGACGTGAAACCTACACCTGTCGACACATCAAGAAGCTATTATGTGTGGTAA